From a single Ignavibacteria bacterium genomic region:
- a CDS encoding beta-lactamase family protein, whose protein sequence is MMWRRFPGFGMILFSVIILWTFGLETYGQDWKSTREIIAKVDSMIPAFQKEFKVPGVSLVLIRDNKIVYSRGFGVKDVQTNEPVTDETMFEACSMTKPVFSYLAMKQVESGNLRLDTPVWTIFDDPAFQGQELRKKITARMLLSHTSGLPNWRQGDDEENGYLPVEFEPGTKFGYSGEGMYYLQKVVEKITGKSLEVLAKETLFDRNLMRNSSFVYLPEFETRLASGHDTSGNFKQKTSYKRANAGYSLYCSGRDYALFLLDVMANDRSGGDALASGYIDQMLTPQIKVTTREPQVRPGKSNGIETFRGLGWVIDSTLEGDICYHSGANGSGFKCYSQFNRKKGSGIVIMTNSSGGLGVWDSVIRAIGDI, encoded by the coding sequence ATGATGTGGAGACGCTTCCCGGGTTTCGGCATGATTTTATTTTCTGTTATAATTCTTTGGACTTTTGGTCTTGAAACATACGGACAAGACTGGAAATCCACCCGTGAAATAATAGCCAAAGTAGACAGCATGATACCGGCATTTCAAAAAGAGTTTAAGGTGCCCGGAGTATCTTTGGTTCTTATCAGGGATAACAAAATAGTATATTCGCGCGGTTTTGGAGTAAAGGATGTGCAAACGAATGAACCCGTGACAGATGAAACGATGTTTGAAGCCTGTTCGATGACGAAACCTGTGTTCTCATATCTTGCGATGAAGCAGGTCGAATCGGGAAATCTTCGACTTGATACTCCGGTCTGGACGATTTTTGACGATCCCGCATTTCAGGGGCAGGAATTAAGAAAGAAGATTACGGCAAGGATGCTCCTCTCACACACTTCCGGTCTGCCCAACTGGCGTCAGGGTGATGATGAAGAGAACGGTTATCTACCCGTTGAGTTTGAACCAGGCACAAAATTCGGCTACTCGGGTGAAGGGATGTATTACCTTCAAAAAGTTGTCGAGAAAATAACCGGAAAATCTCTCGAAGTGTTGGCAAAGGAAACTCTGTTCGACAGAAATCTGATGAGGAATTCGAGTTTTGTGTATCTACCCGAATTTGAGACAAGGCTGGCTTCGGGTCACGACACTTCCGGCAATTTCAAGCAGAAAACCTCGTACAAGAGAGCAAATGCGGGCTATTCCCTCTACTGTTCAGGGAGGGACTACGCTTTGTTCCTTCTGGATGTGATGGCGAATGACCGTTCCGGTGGAGATGCCCTCGCGTCAGGGTATATCGATCAGATGCTCACTCCCCAAATAAAAGTAACGACCAGAGAACCACAGGTCAGGCCCGGTAAATCAAACGGCATTGAGACCTTTCGTGGGCTTGGCTGGGTAATCGATTCCACTCTCGAGGGGGATATCTGCTACCACAGCGGTGCCAATGGTTCAGGATTCAAATGCTACTCGCAGTTTAACCGCAAAAAAGGTTCAGGAATTGTTATTATGACAAACAGTTCAGGCGGTCTCGGTGTTTGGGATAGTGTGATAAGAGCGATAGGGGATATTTAA
- a CDS encoding serine hydrolase has protein sequence MKNLINSVKISLLFLFVILNLSCSKENSSNPVEPVDQTKLDAAFSRAAGMTNLKSLVVSRNGTIVKEAYFNGGGADLTHDVRSVTKSVVAILTGIAIDKGLIKSSEQPIDSFIRPLVPDLSTEKGNITIGHLLSMSSGFEWNELNSEFGYNNWVLAENQVQYLFAKPLTSLPGLTFTYNSAALHILSVIISRAAKMQTLEFANIHFFERLEMGARNWQTDRQGYNNGGAGLELTPREMIKIGNLILDKGEYMGRRIVSQEWITRLKAHQISIADNTMNYANGYGFGWWTGEGSKGKYAFANGWGGQFIVVVPDYKLVIVATNKWSGVGSSVANQQWMATMNLIMSDVLGAFN, from the coding sequence ATGAAAAATCTCATTAATTCAGTTAAAATTTCCCTTCTTTTTCTTTTTGTGATCCTCAATTTATCCTGCTCAAAGGAGAACTCCTCCAATCCTGTAGAACCGGTGGATCAGACAAAACTTGACGCAGCTTTTTCACGGGCAGCCGGTATGACAAATCTTAAAAGTCTTGTTGTCTCCAGAAATGGAACGATAGTAAAAGAGGCGTATTTTAACGGTGGCGGCGCTGATCTTACGCATGATGTAAGATCTGTAACAAAAAGTGTGGTTGCCATTCTGACGGGAATTGCAATCGATAAGGGATTGATTAAATCTTCAGAACAGCCAATCGACAGCTTTATCAGGCCCCTGGTTCCCGATCTCTCAACTGAAAAAGGGAACATCACCATTGGCCATCTCCTCTCGATGAGCAGCGGTTTCGAGTGGAATGAGCTAAATTCTGAATTCGGTTACAACAACTGGGTGCTTGCTGAAAATCAGGTTCAATATCTTTTTGCAAAGCCGTTAACTTCGTTACCGGGACTGACTTTTACTTATAACTCTGCAGCTTTGCATATCCTGTCGGTGATTATTTCCCGTGCTGCCAAAATGCAAACCCTCGAATTTGCAAATATTCATTTCTTTGAAAGACTTGAAATGGGTGCGAGAAACTGGCAGACAGACCGGCAAGGTTACAACAACGGTGGCGCCGGATTGGAACTTACGCCCCGCGAGATGATAAAAATCGGAAATTTGATTCTCGACAAGGGTGAGTATATGGGACGAAGAATAGTCTCTCAGGAATGGATCACCCGATTGAAAGCTCACCAGATTTCCATTGCAGACAACACGATGAATTATGCAAACGGATACGGATTTGGCTGGTGGACTGGGGAAGGTTCAAAAGGGAAGTATGCTTTCGCGAACGGTTGGGGAGGGCAGTTTATCGTGGTTGTACCGGACTATAAACTGGTGATCGTGGCGACCAATAAATGGAGCGGTGTTGGATCCTCTGTTGCGAATCAACAGTGGATGGCAACCATGAACCTCATTATGTCGGATGTCCTGGGGGCTTTTAATTGA
- a CDS encoding D-cysteine desulfhydrase family protein, whose translation MFEKINRLPLANLPTPLEPAEKLAAHLGLKSFLFKRDDLTGLAMGGNKARKLEFELASIVAGGYDTIITVGGQQSNHARMTAAACRKLGIDVKLVLGGKDFTEFKGNLLLDTLFGADIRYISGSDEDDDLQTLQMKWCDELKAAGKKPYALPLGGSTPLGTLGYVKAMEELRGQLEDDKVQIFCPVGSCGTLAGTVLGVALFLPGAEVYGISVSRTKEDIYRRTRELMREAALLIDADPALSKREFFVYDCYHEEYAKHIKIAKDAAEVCAMLEGIIVDQVYTGKAMAGLFDLAVKGVLNREEPVIFLHTGGMPEVFSDTLLYGEYEKCRKYSVEEVQEMKK comes from the coding sequence ATGTTTGAAAAAATAAACAGACTCCCGTTGGCCAATCTCCCAACTCCACTGGAGCCCGCCGAAAAACTTGCTGCACATCTCGGGCTGAAGTCTTTTCTTTTTAAGAGGGATGATCTGACTGGTCTGGCGATGGGGGGCAATAAAGCCAGGAAACTTGAATTTGAACTCGCAAGCATAGTTGCAGGCGGGTATGACACAATAATCACGGTGGGAGGACAGCAATCGAACCATGCAAGAATGACCGCCGCAGCCTGCCGGAAACTCGGAATTGATGTCAAACTGGTTCTCGGTGGAAAAGATTTTACTGAATTTAAGGGGAATCTGCTTCTCGATACCCTTTTTGGTGCCGATATCAGATATATTTCCGGAAGTGATGAGGATGATGATCTTCAGACGCTTCAAATGAAGTGGTGCGACGAACTGAAGGCAGCCGGTAAAAAGCCGTATGCGCTTCCTCTCGGTGGCTCAACTCCCCTCGGAACGCTTGGATATGTAAAAGCCATGGAAGAGTTGAGAGGTCAACTCGAGGATGACAAGGTGCAGATATTTTGTCCCGTTGGTTCATGCGGAACTCTTGCCGGAACTGTTTTGGGAGTTGCACTTTTCCTGCCCGGAGCAGAGGTATATGGAATCAGTGTTTCCCGTACTAAAGAGGACATCTACAGAAGGACAAGGGAATTGATGAGGGAGGCTGCCCTGTTAATCGATGCTGACCCTGCCCTGTCGAAAAGAGAGTTTTTTGTCTATGACTGTTACCACGAGGAATACGCAAAGCATATCAAAATTGCGAAAGATGCAGCGGAGGTTTGTGCCATGCTCGAAGGGATTATAGTCGATCAGGTATATACCGGCAAAGCTATGGCGGGGCTGTTTGATCTCGCGGTTAAGGGGGTGTTGAACAGGGAGGAACCTGTGATATTCCTCCACACCGGCGGGATGCCCGAGGTGTTTTCAGATACACTCTTGTATGGAGAATACGAAAAATGCCGGAAGTACAGTGTCGAAGAGGTACAGGAGATGAAAAAATGA